A stretch of the Halorussus lipolyticus genome encodes the following:
- a CDS encoding ATP-grasp domain-containing protein, protein MATVLVTGVGGVGGTATVQSLQRHSDHEVVGVDMDPDADGRYLVDRWTTVPAAEDADWPDAMAEAVAGFDADAVIVLVDEELAELARLRQKLDGVPVVAPDQRTIDRSLDKYVLAEWLADQGLATPETELVSELDGLSSAPFPAVVKPRRGRGSRGVERVDSASELDDYLTASDRLTDELVVQHRLDGTEYTTSVVATRDDRLLSVVPKEAIEKDGCTVRGVSRFEPRVISSCRRVHDALSPGGPVNVQQILDAEGRPRTIEINPRFSSTACLTVAAGVNELDLLVRDALGESVATPGEFEDGVMLARYTDHVFVSEDDAEQSKSLRRQRR, encoded by the coding sequence ATGGCGACGGTACTCGTAACGGGGGTCGGTGGCGTCGGGGGAACAGCGACGGTCCAGTCGCTACAGCGACACAGCGACCACGAGGTGGTCGGCGTCGATATGGACCCCGACGCCGACGGCCGGTATCTGGTGGACCGCTGGACGACCGTTCCGGCCGCCGAGGACGCCGACTGGCCCGACGCGATGGCCGAAGCCGTCGCTGGATTCGACGCCGACGCGGTTATCGTACTCGTGGACGAGGAGCTAGCCGAACTCGCCCGACTCCGCCAGAAACTCGACGGCGTGCCGGTCGTCGCTCCCGACCAGCGGACTATCGACCGGTCGCTTGACAAGTACGTCCTCGCGGAGTGGCTGGCCGACCAAGGGCTGGCGACCCCCGAGACGGAACTCGTTTCGGAACTCGATGGCCTCTCGTCCGCGCCGTTTCCTGCCGTGGTCAAACCCCGCCGAGGGCGCGGGAGTCGCGGCGTCGAGCGCGTCGATTCCGCGAGCGAGTTGGACGACTACCTCACGGCCAGCGACCGCCTGACCGACGAACTCGTGGTCCAGCACCGCCTCGACGGCACCGAGTACACCACCAGCGTCGTGGCAACCCGCGACGACCGACTCCTGAGCGTCGTTCCCAAGGAAGCCATCGAGAAGGATGGATGTACCGTCCGCGGAGTAAGCCGGTTCGAACCACGGGTCATCTCGTCGTGCCGGCGCGTCCACGATGCCCTCTCGCCCGGCGGCCCCGTCAACGTCCAGCAGATTCTCGACGCCGAGGGTCGGCCTCGGACCATCGAAATCAATCCCCGGTTCTCCTCGACGGCCTGCCTGACCGTCGCGGCGGGCGTGAACGAACTCGACTTACTCGTCCGCGACGCACTCGGCGAATCGGTCGCCACGCCCGGCGAGTTCGAGGACGGCGTGATGCTCGCACGCTACACCGACCACGTGTTCGTCTCGGAGGACGACGCCGAGCAATCGAAATCTCTGCGGAGGCAACGGCGGTGA